From the genome of Streptomyces sp. NBC_01341, one region includes:
- the abc-f gene encoding ribosomal protection-like ABC-F family protein — protein MRPHPRHAQLAVHDVCKAYGDRRVLDQVSFTIRPGEKAGVIGENGSGKSTLLRLLAGAEAPDAGDITALFPGGTGHLAQTLALDPRRTVQDAVDAALAELRTLERLIAAAEKAMSDGDPGETSLAAYGDLLSRYEERGGYQADARTDAALHGLGLGAVTRDRELGTLSGGEQARLALACVLAAAPGLLLLDEPTNHLDDAAVGWLEEHLRAHPGTVVAVTHDRAFLERTTTVILEVDRDLRGVRRYGDGWDGYRTAKTAARRRWAQEHQEWLAEVARTEALVGVAGQRLAGSGKDPGEGFGKHRRSHEAKLSGRVRAARTRLEALRRFPVPSPPRPLSFTAELAVAPGGSSSADPGTDPAGGRDRGPVAELESVVVTGRLDLPSLRLMRGQRLLVTGPNGAGKTTLLRVLAGDLAPDAGTVRRWGRVGYLPQELPPRPTRRTLLVTFAAGRPGLPDEYADELLTLGLFRPEDLHVPVADLSVGQQRRLALARLVVRPADLLVLDEPTNHLALDLAEEVEAALERYTGSVVVVSHDRSFRCRFAGDHLELGAGRVVPGAHTR, from the coding sequence ATGCGTCCACACCCCCGTCATGCCCAACTGGCCGTTCACGACGTCTGCAAGGCGTACGGCGACCGGCGCGTCCTCGACCAGGTGTCCTTCACGATCCGGCCGGGGGAGAAGGCCGGTGTCATCGGCGAGAACGGATCCGGCAAGTCCACGCTGCTGCGGCTCCTCGCCGGAGCGGAGGCTCCGGACGCCGGTGACATCACCGCACTCTTCCCCGGCGGCACCGGCCACCTCGCCCAGACCCTCGCACTCGACCCCCGGCGCACGGTGCAGGACGCCGTGGACGCGGCCCTCGCCGAGCTCCGGACGCTCGAACGGCTGATCGCCGCGGCCGAGAAGGCGATGTCCGACGGCGATCCCGGCGAGACGAGCCTCGCCGCGTACGGCGACCTGCTGTCGCGGTACGAGGAACGCGGCGGCTATCAGGCCGACGCCAGGACCGACGCGGCCCTGCACGGCCTCGGCCTCGGCGCCGTCACGCGGGACCGCGAGCTGGGCACGCTGTCCGGTGGTGAACAGGCCCGGCTCGCCCTCGCCTGCGTCCTCGCGGCGGCGCCCGGACTCCTCCTGCTCGACGAACCGACCAACCACCTCGACGACGCCGCCGTCGGCTGGCTCGAGGAACACCTCCGCGCGCACCCCGGCACCGTCGTGGCCGTCACCCACGACCGGGCGTTCCTGGAGCGGACCACCACCGTGATCCTGGAGGTCGACCGTGATCTGCGCGGCGTCAGGCGGTACGGCGACGGCTGGGACGGCTACCGGACGGCGAAGACCGCCGCCCGCCGCCGCTGGGCCCAGGAACACCAGGAGTGGCTCGCCGAAGTCGCACGCACCGAGGCACTGGTGGGCGTGGCGGGGCAGCGCCTCGCCGGGAGCGGCAAGGATCCAGGGGAGGGTTTCGGCAAGCACCGCAGGTCCCACGAGGCCAAACTGTCGGGACGGGTCAGGGCTGCCAGGACCCGGCTGGAAGCGCTGCGCCGCTTCCCGGTCCCCTCGCCTCCCCGTCCGCTGAGCTTCACCGCGGAGCTCGCCGTCGCCCCGGGCGGCTCCTCTTCCGCGGATCCGGGCACGGACCCGGCGGGCGGCCGGGACCGGGGCCCCGTGGCGGAGCTGGAGTCCGTCGTCGTGACCGGCCGGCTGGACCTGCCCTCACTGCGCTTGATGCGGGGACAGCGGCTTCTGGTCACCGGGCCGAACGGTGCGGGCAAGACCACGCTCCTGCGTGTCCTGGCCGGCGACCTCGCACCCGATGCCGGGACGGTCCGGCGGTGGGGCAGGGTCGGCTACCTCCCGCAGGAACTCCCTCCGCGCCCCACACGCCGTACGCTGCTCGTGACCTTCGCCGCGGGCCGGCCGGGGCTCCCCGACGAGTACGCCGACGAACTGCTGACCCTCGGCCTGTTCCGCCCGGAGGACCTGCACGTCCCCGTAGCCGACCTCTCCGTCGGACAGCAGCGCAGGCTGGCCCTGGCCCGGCTGGTCGTCCGCCCGGCGGATCTCCTGGTCCTGGACGAGCCGACGAACCACCTCGCGCTCGACCTGGCCGAGGAGGTGGAGGCCGCGCTCGAGCGGTACACGGGATCGGTCGTCGTCGTCTCGCACGACCGCAGTTTCCGATGCCGTTTCGCCGGCGACCACCTCGAACTCGGGGCAGGCCGCGTCGTGCCGGGTGCGCACACCCGCTGA
- a CDS encoding NUDIX domain-containing protein: MTTVRRSAGVLLFRVVNGEDGGRDAEVLIGHMGGPFWARREAGAWSVPKGEAEPGEELRTAARREFEEELGLPLPDGTWVTLGENLQAGGKTVSVWAVEAWLDPSRAVPGTFTMEWPKGSGVRREFPEMDRFAWCTPEEASERLVAGQRVFIERLRDYVRDGRVPSEE, translated from the coding sequence ATGACGACAGTCAGGCGCAGTGCCGGGGTCCTGCTCTTCCGGGTCGTGAACGGCGAGGACGGCGGCCGGGACGCCGAGGTGCTCATCGGCCACATGGGCGGCCCCTTCTGGGCGCGCCGCGAGGCCGGCGCGTGGTCCGTCCCCAAGGGCGAGGCGGAACCCGGCGAGGAGCTCCGGACGGCCGCCCGCCGGGAGTTCGAGGAGGAGCTGGGACTGCCGCTCCCGGACGGGACGTGGGTGACGCTGGGCGAGAACCTCCAGGCCGGCGGCAAGACGGTGTCCGTGTGGGCCGTGGAAGCCTGGCTGGACCCGTCCCGGGCCGTGCCAGGGACCTTCACCATGGAGTGGCCCAAGGGCTCCGGTGTGCGGCGGGAGTTCCCGGAGATGGACCGGTTCGCCTGGTGCACCCCGGAGGAGGCCTCGGAGCGCCTGGTCGCGGGACAACGGGTCTTCATCGAACGTCTGCGCGACTATGTCCGGGACGGGCGGGTGCCCTCGGAGGAGTAG